One Pichia kudriavzevii chromosome 3, complete sequence genomic window carries:
- a CDS encoding uncharacterized protein (PKUD0C06070), whose translation MLLPCRITSYSSVTSLMMHPYRRHYYSRSRFFVDHQSERIDKQTTVEVKDDILKKETINVHSQKTDNRSFILHSLGDSIINKLSNSVVDKRNQVNRDLKLINSKPVVKALGEIDFHTLKNASLITRTSNHNQENVILENGEYFVYKYPLINPKNSIVEIPEFVKFLNRITKYRYINSKELITKFIVTRVLKNKEVDSHLRGKERKLVFYSLLDFFTRNFSYLNFKTFEELISMYEWDTSSLNILLSNVLHYDLSLEKKMMLIDHILSKFQETGSNINKTTVYLIYSFAQDANLLLKYKMRDTYRQQNFDLTKFVQTLETYISENGMRHNTTFTSLIYKTLFKIDKLINENKKSATILKSLHEDSLKSMRLLPVHKSIEQLGINENNLTLDSYNALYLHTKYVNPLILSYLFSIHITHSKWKFIWDTMMSTMKYLKENPYKLPSSKSKQKYKMVKALRYTKYGTLFSCNPNSLIKSLNHAMGRKLLEPLLDTCNWQLFIRALNDINSLHNECGHIIPYKVYSIALNHLLSTDLKRSHLNPQAFLILTKYLIHDSLNSDLGPFKRQDILLNNLQSKVDNLLGSSFASTNMDEWNHRRCSARAELLNSDKKELLLTSIFDTNGINSHSKIPQVPDFDAKSFADHIIPDLISPNLSTLTGFECKLFKEMSKLRVLDSKQKVQNEYNEYSSFWDFRNINTDDILSQYHLGYIEKSYKHGDLKWLTHPSALPGKHLISNTIDSELKLNKLAKIDSLIHDDETNILKHGNKITVLSAVHSEGQIQYKSIECAKSLSSVMPNDWLDAVVDKNFKEWVACKLANK comes from the coding sequence ATGCTACTCCCTTGTCGAATAACTTCTTACTCAAGCGTCACCAGTTTGATGATGCACCCTTACAGACGACATTACTATAGTCGAAGCCGATTTTTCGTTGACCATCAAAGTGAGCGCATTGATAAACAAACTACGGTAGAGGTGAAAGATGATATCTTAAAGAAAGAAACCATAAATGTTCACAGTCAAAAAACTGACAACAGAAGTTTCATACTCCATTCATTGGGAGattcaataataaataaactGAGCAACTCGGTCGTTGACAAACGAAATCAAGTTAACCGTGATTTAAAATTGATTAATTCTAAACCTGTGGTGAAAGCATTGGGTGAAATAGATTTCcatactttgaaaaatgcaTCTCTTATAACTCGTACTTCAAATCACAACCAAGAAAATGtaattcttgaaaatggtgaGTACTTTGTTTATAAGTATCCGTTGATAAATCCGAAAAATTCGATTGTTGAGATACCTGAGTTTGTCAAGTTTCTAAATAGAATAACCAAATACAGATACATCAATTCCAAAGAATTAATCACCAAGTTTATCGTGACCAGAGTTCTTAAGAATAAAGAGGTTGATTCACATTTGAGAGGAAAAGAACGAAAGTTGGTATTTTATTCATTGTTGGACTTCTTCACTAGAAATTTCAGCTATTTGAACTTCAAAAcctttgaagaattaaTATCAATGTATGAATGGGACACTTCTTCTCTCAACATTCTCCTCTCCAATGTATTGCATTACGACTTATCCctagagaagaaaatgatgctAATTGATCATATTCTTTCTAAGTTTCAAGAAACAGGTagcaacatcaacaaaacaacagtTTACTTAATTTATTCGTTTGCACAAGATGCAAATCTACTTCTGAAATACAAAATGCGGGATACATACCGACAGCAGAACTTTGATTTAACAAAGTTTGTTCAAACACTCGAAACATATATTTCAGAGAATGGCATGCGCCATAACACAACCTTTACCTCACTAATTTATAAGACCCTGTTcaaaattgacaaattaATAAACgagaacaagaaaagcGCAACTATTTTAAAGAGCTTGCACGAAGATTCACTCAAATCCATGAGATTATTACCTGTACATAAGTCGATCGAACAGCTTGGAATTAACGAAAACAATCTAACATTGGATTCATATAATGCATTATATTTACATACCAAGTATGTAAATCCGTTGATCTTGTCGTATTTATTCTCCATTCATATCACTCattcaaaatggaaatttaTCTGGGATACGATGATGTCAACTATGAAatatttaaaagaaaatccatATAAGTTGCCTTCTAGTAAGAGTAAACAAAAGTATAAAATGGTCAAAGCATTGAGGTATACGAAATATGGTACATTGTTCTCTTGCAATCCGAACTCGCTAATTAAGTCATTGAATCACGCAATGGGGAGAAAATTATTAGAACCCTTACTCGATACTTGCAATTGGCAGCTTTTCATACGAGCATTAAATGATATTAACTCGCTACATAACGAGTGTGGTCATATTATTCCATATAAAGTATACAGCATTGCATTAAACCATTTGTTAAGCACAGATTTGAAAAGGTCCCATCTAAATCCCCAAGCGTTTTTGATATTAACCAAATATTTAATCCATGACTCTTTGAATTCTGATCTTGGGCCATTTAAAAGACAGGATATATTATTAAACAACTTACAATCCAAAGTTGATAACCTACTTGGTTCTTCGTTTGCATCCACCAACATGGATGAGTGGAATCATAGGCGATGTTCAGCGAGGGCTGAACTTCTAAATTCAGACAAAAAGGAGCTCCTACTTACTTCTATTTTTGACACGAACGGAATAAACTCCCATTCAAAAATTCCGCAAGTGCCAGACTTTGATGCCAAAAGCTTTGCAGATCATATCATTCCAGACTTAATTTCACCCAATTTGTCGACATTAACAGGTTTTGAATGCAAGTTATTTAAGGAAATGTCTAAACTAAGGGTGTTGGATTCAAAGCAAAAAGTACAAAATGAATACAACGAATATAGCAGCTTTTGGGATTTTAGAAACATAAATACAGATGATATTTTATCACAGTATCATTTAGGATACATCGAGAAGAGCTACAAACATGGAGATCTTAAATGGCTAACGCACCCGTCGGCTCTACCAGGGAAACACCTCATTAGTAACACGATTGACTCAGAATTGAAGTTAAATAAACTAGCAAAAATCGATTCTCTCATACacgatgatgaaactaatattttgaaacatgGTAATAAAATAACTGTATTAAGCGCTGTTCATAGTGAAGGCCAAATACAGTATAAATCTATAGAGTGTGCTAAATCGTTGTCATCCGTTATGCCTAATGACTGGTTAGATGCTGTTGTGgacaaaaatttcaaagagtGGGTGGCATGCAAACTTGCCAATAAATAG
- a CDS encoding uncharacterized protein (PKUD0C06080; similar to Saccharomyces cerevisiae YHR143W-A (RPC10); ancestral locus Anc_2.87): MSREGFVPPSASNLGNAASGIQSIKNYGVKYVCAQCAVNFTLSPKEPVRCKECGHRVLYKARTKRMVQFEAR, from the coding sequence ATGTCTAGAGAAGGTTTTGTTCCACCATCTGCTTCAAATTTGGGTAACGCAGCAAGTGGTATCCAATCCATCAAAAACTACGGTGTGAAGTATGTTTGTGCACAATGTGCAGTCAATTTCACACTTTCGCCAAAAGAGCCTGTCAGATGTAAGGAATGTGGTCATAGAGTCCTTTATAAGGCTAGAACCAAAAGGATGGTTCAATTTGAGGCTCGTTAA
- a CDS encoding uncharacterized protein (PKUD0C06090), which produces MSTPSRILQSITKLEKPRLFSYDNHVNQELGRLQDCIHITETTDSKFRPLVYQLINSHRISRVYHLEKLRILPLLAHQDSKQLPEPPQRNDEIVNYVFQLGKLNDFELTQSNQNKKKEILESFYENITLLRGIDNPNKDIVKSMILHKVVGFSPGYNELIESVGFDSDMVYLVALRYFLNPDKLGKIGRVNQLVSYLIKHSKVISEQDWTFLNKLTKQNVLSLTIENVHLSPYLQKLVDIVENVDACYYKFDLVGMLQHLNKAQNGYELESSGGRNVFVKYFVGYYRYCIIERALMEWNINSVTTSTWNKYRLGAQWKLVWDTYYNSGNIEPPGGASIKKKVQNIISVS; this is translated from the coding sequence ATGAGCACTCCATCCCGAATATTACAAAGCATCACTAAACTAGAAAAACCTCGTTTGTTTTCATATGATAATCATGTCAACCAAGAATTAGGTAGACTCCAAGATTGCATACACATAACAGAAACAACAGACTCAAAATTCCGCCCCTTGGTGTATCAGCTTATAAATTCACATCGAATTTCACGTGTATATCACCTAGAGAAACTACGTATTCTACCGCTATTGGCCCATCAAGATTCTAAACAGCTCCCTGAACCACCGCAAAGAAACGATGAAATAGTCAATTACGTTTTCCAATTGGGTAAGCTGAACGATTTTGAATTAACACAATCTAATCagaataagaaaaaagaaattcttGAATCTTTTTACGAGAATATAACATTATTGAGAGGCATTGATAACCCCAATAAGGATATAGTCAAGTCTATGATACTTCATAAGGTTGTCGGTTTTAGTCCTGGATATAATGAACTAATCGAGAGTGTTGGTTTTGATAGTGATATGGTTTACCTGGTGGCTTTGAGATATTTTCTGAATCCAGATAAGTTGGGGAAGATTGGAAGGGTGAACCAGCTTGTGAGTTATTTAATTAAACACTCTAAAGTTATCAGTGAGCAGGATTGGACCTTTCTCAATAAATTGACCAAGCAGAATGTTTTATCCCtgacaattgaaaatgtacATCTTTCTCCCTACTTGCAGAAACTAGTTGATATTGTAGAAAATGTTGATGCTTGCTACTATAAATTCGATCTCGTTGGAATGTTGCAACATTTAAACAAAGCTCAAAATGGCTATGAGTTGGAAAGTTCGGGTGGTAGAAATGTATTTGTGAAGTACTTTGTTGGATATTATAGATACTGCATCATTGAACGTGCCTTGATGGAATGGAATATCAATAGCGTTACCACCAGTACGTGGAACAAATACCGCTTGGGTGCTCAATGGAAATTGGTATGGGATACCTATTACAACAGTGGAAACATTGAACCACCTGGAGGAGCAAGtatcaagaagaaggttCAAAATATTATCAGTGTTTCATAG
- a CDS encoding uncharacterized protein (PKUD0C06100; Pfam Domains: NADH-u_ox-rdase(1.6e-76)) has translation MFSLVEMVLEEDEFHFESVSSTKYIHTTPQKMAKYEVIDQDPLFSKVVRYFRGSDYLTWAGATVAGPLSLILLEKFEPASGRQFKMPKPMFLRAGGLIGFTAGFFIAYNQSTKRFWGVSENAREVQKDRYETKALLALGKNPYGSDESTLSPYLQDLSARYSRNSQFLIGILPWFNFVQHPYHGVDLKKYYEVREGEENWNFDLVPLDQIKGLPN, from the coding sequence atgttttccttggttGAAATGGTCCTTGAAGAGGATGagtttcattttgaaagtgTGAGTTCCACCAAATATATACACACAACACCACAGAAAATGGCGAAATACGAAGTCATTGACCAAGATCCTCTTTTCTCCAAAGTTGTCAGATACTTCCGTGGCTCGGATTACCTCACATGGGCAGGTGCAACAGTTGCAGGTCCATTGTCATTAATCTTGCTTGAGAAATTCGAACCTGCTTCAGGACGTCAATTCAAAATGCCTAAACCAATGTTTCTACGTGCCGGTGGCTTGATTGGATTCACTGCCGGCTTCTTCATTGCTTATAACCAGTCTACAAAGAGATTCTGGGGTGTTTCTGAGAACGCCAGAGAAGTTCAAAAGGATAGATACGAAACTAAAGCCTTATTGGCGCTAGGTAAAAACCCTTACGGCAGTGACGAATCTACCCTCTCTCCTTACTTACAGGATCTATCTGCAAGATATTCCAGAAATTCCCAGTTCTTGATTGGTATCTTGCCTTGGTTCAATTTTGTCCAGCATCCTTACCATGgtgttgatttgaagaaatactACGAAGTGAGagaaggtgaagaaaattggaattttgaTTTAGTTCCTCTCGATCAGATCAAGGGATTACCAAACTAG
- a CDS encoding uncharacterized protein (PKUD0C06110; similar to Saccharomyces cerevisiae YKR008W (RSC4); ancestral locus Anc_2.518): MVAKRKGASGSSSSSGGGGGASGNARKKQKHEQTSADEENKSTQAGVETSNQSLENFTEKYSTLHDFYVDVINNASNLSDPETGDIISGPFLRLPPKKIFPDYYQLISNPVSIYEIRSASIVKKRGIPVRDHVDGNGLSLEGFRELWITLANNAATYNDPESLIVKDANTILNYVTKRIDDFKAYLEFMGSDFPPSAIGLGLSSTTTASKTTSTANETTIASSVGTTNGSTSANNTNDDKGKSTKTKSRGKIERNEDQVKKENRSNQTEDQTSSNIIPNLASADGSSEDYTADLTKVYRHLLSFKVSHHKNSIPLSKVFIDLPPRDDPETEDYYELITEPMCFNMIGEKMENGAYSKGLQGYKDFVDDVNLIFSNALHVYTDGPYFKAANGLKKAFQRRLEKFDAQVIEKKRNSTSSTKPKSKSRTSKSIREPSTDYYEGGEGAEEDGDGGEEDVEDYENENENENEVNGKQNAEQPGEFAGNEERMDANDHNDNNNNGEVAQDLPTIIRKHDVEKAELNEEIDDITAFIKKFTICTSTNLNNYINTLKNLSLNQSNMIMSSSNPLPSQKVPHIPALFETSILEPAGNSTVGGSTYIMQLPGSSIVGHEISCVVHLQNKIVDEKYVPELKINGESVNGIPISVVYDETAGQDGMFCASKYNVKLGFGLNYFEFKLRVPFPLRGKEAKEEHKDPEAINGSRNGDETTGTSNDNSDDTVEKSGGNSGNSSNSENSGDTENNEKSENGNTDDKGARLERGKSPEFVESVKVWLNVTR; encoded by the coding sequence ATGGTTGCCAAGAGAAAAGGTGCATCTGGCAGTAGTAGTAGCAGTGGCGGTGGCGGTGGTGCTAGCGGTAATGCCAGAAAGAAGCAGAAACATGAGCAAACATCTGCAGACGAGGAAAACAAGAGTACTCAAGCAGGTGTCGAGACGAGCAATCAATCTTTGGAGAACTTTACTGAAAAATACTCAACCTTACATGATTTTTACGTTGATGTTATCAACAATGCATCGAATCTATCTGACCCTGAAACCGGAGACATTATCTCAGGCCCATTTTTGAGGTTACCCCCAAAGAAAATCTTCCCCGACTACTACCAGTTGATCAGCAATCCTGTATCCATTTATGAGATCAGGTCTGCCTCGATTGTCAAGAAGAGGGGTATCCCCGTGAGGGATCACGTTGATGGTAACGGTTTATCGCTTGAAGGGTTCAGAGAACTGTGGATCACTTTAGCAAATAATGCGGCAACATACAATGATCCAGAGAGTTTAATTGTTAAGGATGCAAACACAATTTTAAACTATGTGACCAAAAGGATCGATGATTTTAAGGCTTACTTGGAGTTTATGGGAAGTGATTTCCCGCCTAGTGCGATTGGGTTGGGCTTATCTTCCACGACTACCGCCTCCAAGACAACGTCTACCGCCAATGAGACTACTATTGCCTCCAGTGTTGGCACAACCAATGGTTCCACATCAGCCAATAATACAAACGACGACAAGGGGAAgtcaacaaaaacaaaatcaaggGGAAAgattgaaagaaatgaagaTCAAGTAAAGAAGGAGAACCGTTCAAACCAAACAGAGGATCAGACAAGTTCCAATATCATCCCAAATTTGGCGAGTGCTGACGGTTCAAGTGAAGATTACACTGCTGATTTAACTAAAGTTTACAGACACTTGTTGTCATTCAAAGTATCGCACCATAAGAACTCTATTCCTTTATCTAAGGTATTCATTGACTTGCCTCCTAGAGATGACCCTGAAACCGAAGATTATTACGAACTTATCACTGAGCCTATGTGTTTCAACATGATTGGAGAGAAGATGGAAAACGGCGCCTATTCAAAGGGCCTGCAAGGTTATAAGgattttgttgatgatgttaaTCTGATCTTTTCTAATGCACTGCATGTTTATACAGACGGTCCGTACTTTAAGGCAGCTAACGGTCTAAAAAAGGCATTCCAGAGAAGACTAGAGAAATTCGATGCTCaagtcattgaaaaaaagaggaattCTACATCCAGCACTAAACccaaatccaaatctaGAACCAGCAAATCGATCAGAGAGCCCAGTACAGATTACTACGAAGGGGGTGAAGGGGCAGAAGAAGACGGGGATGGGGGAGAAGAAGACGTAGAAgattatgaaaatgaaaatgaaaatgaaaatgaagttaATGGGAAGCAAAATGCAGAACAGCCTGGAGAGTTTGCGGGAAATGAAGAGCGAATGGACGCCAATGATCACAATgacaacaataacaatggtGAGGTTGCGCAAGATCTACCCACGATCATACGTAAGcatgatgttgaaaaggCAGAATTGAATGAAGAAATAGATGATATTACCgcatttatcaaaaaattcacCATTTGTACGTCGACTAACCTGAACAATTATATCAATAcgttgaaaaatttgagtttgaatCAAAGTAATATGATAATGTCTTCAAGTAACCCACTACCTAGCCAAAAGGTACCACATATTCCTGCACTCTTTGAGACCTCAATTCTCGAACCGGCTGGTAACAGTACAGTTGGTGGTTCCACGTACATCATGCAGTTGCCGGGCTCGTCGATTGTCGGACACGAGATCTCATGTGTTGTACATCTACAGAACAAAATAGTTGATGAAAAGTATGTTCCTGAACTGAAGATAAATGGTGAGTCGGTTAATGGAATTCCAATTTCGGTTGTATATGATGAAACGGCTGGTCAGGACGGCATGTTTTGCGCAAGCAAATACAATGTGAAGTTAGGATTTGGATTGAATTACTTTGAATTCAAGCTACGAGTTCCATTTCCGCTGAGAGGAAAAGAAGCCAAGGAGGAGCACAAGGATCCGGAAGCAATAAACGGGTCGAGAAATGGGGATGAGACCACTGGCACTAGCAATGACAATAGCGATGATACTGTAGAGAAGAGCGGCGGAAACAGCggcaacagcagcaacagtGAAAACAGTGGAGATACTGAAAATAACGAGAAGAGTGAGAACGGCAATACGGACGATAAGGGTGCACGTCTAGAGAGAGGCAAATCCCCCGAGTTTGTGGAAAGTGTGAAGGTGTGGCTGAATGTCACCCGCTAG
- a CDS encoding uncharacterized protein (PKUD0C06120; similar to Saccharomyces cerevisiae YPL265W (DIP5)) — protein MFEDIKKNFKVGTQEEIVDVDLAPVDSNRSIQIDQHGQVSEDQVLQRDFKSRHVSMMAIASAIGTGLIIGSGTAYQRGGPASLFLGYIFTGSILIVTLFCLGEMAAMCPMDKAFSGYCTRFCDKSLGFAAGWNYFFNYALTLASELSGVGLVIQYWRPDLNPGIFIAVFWVVCLAANWFNVKVYGEAEFWTACVKLITLAICFITCIVISAGGGPNHKTVGFQYWREEAFLEYLRPGSTGRFLGWWACVVQSVFAYAGCECIGVIFGEAPDPKKTVPKATRQVFLRICGVYVLGVFLLGIAVSPVSPLLAAGGHNASGSPFVIAMKTASIKVLPSFVNACLLFFVGGAANSDIYLGSRTLYGLARDGMAPKFYLQLNNNGVPYWGCVTTAAFGLLAFMSCTSGAATIFGYLTSAVSVFSLLTWLNILLSYLTFYNATIYQNIPKEDIPFRVWWQPYPAYYGIFFVVIITFFNGYNAFIPTFSYKQFLVSYIGVFVYLAMIFGYKLFYRTERVTRKTARLYNYVENVVSIDSALEKATV, from the coding sequence ATGTTTGAGGATATcaagaagaatttcaaagtcGGTACTCAGGAAGAGATTGTGGATGTGGATTTGGCTCCAGTTGATTCGAACAGATCTATTCAAATTGATCAACATGGCCAAGTAAGTGAGGATCAAGTCCTACAGAGAGATTTCAAAAGCAGGCATGTCTCAATGATGGCAATTGCAAGTGCAATTGGTACCGGTTTGATTATTGGTTCTGGTACCGCCTACCAAAGGGGTGGGCCGGCTTCCTTATTCTTAGGTTATATTTTCACGGGTTCGATTCTAATTGTTACATTGTTCTGTCTTGGTGAGATGGCAGCAATGTGTCCAATGGATAAGGCATTCTCGGGTTACTGTACAAGGTTTTGTGATAAGTCTTTAGGGTTTGCGGCCGGTTGGAATTACTTCTTCAACTATGCTCTTACTCTAGCTTCAGAACTTTCTGGTGTTGGTTTAGTTATTCAATACTGGAGACCAGATTTGAATCCCGGTATCTTCATTGCTGTTTTTTGGGTGGTTTGTTTAGCTGCAAATTGGTTTAACGTTAAAGTCTACGGCGAGGCAGAATTTTGGACTGCTTGTGTTAAGCTTATCACTCTTGCGATCTGTTTCATCACTTGTATTGTCATCTCCGCTGGTGGTGGGCCAAACCATAAAACCGTTGGTTTCCAATATTGGAGGGAAGAAGCCTTTTTAGAATATTTACGTCCTGGCTCAACTGGTAGATTTCTCGGTTGGTGGGCTTGTGTGGTCCAATCTGTCTTTGCATATGCAGGTTGTGAATGTATTGGTGTCATTTTCGGTGAAGCCCCAgatccaaagaaaacagtCCCTAAGGCAACCAGACAAGTTTTCCTAAGAATTTGCGGTGTCTATGTTCTTggtgtttttcttttgggtATTGCAGTTTCTCCTGTGTCTCCTCTACTTGCCGCAGGTGGTCATAATGCATCCGGTTCACCATTTGTTATTGCTATGAAAACTGCAAGTATTAAGGTGTTACCTTCCTTTGTTAACGCTtgtcttttgttttttgtgGGTGGTGCAGCAAATTCAGATATCTATTTAGGCTCAAGAACTCTTTATGGTTTAGCTAGAGATGGCATGGCGCCAAAATTCTATCTCCAATTGAACAACAATGGTGTCCCATACTGGGGTTGTGTAACCACAGCTGCCTTTGGTTTATTGGCCTTCATGAGTTGTACCTCGGGTGCTGCTACCATTTTCGGTTACTTAACCTCAGCTGTCTCTGTCTTCTCACTATTGACATGGCTAAACATTTTACTTTCATATCTTACATTTTACAATGCAACAATTTACCAAAATAttccaaaagaagatattcCATTCAGAGTTTGGTGGCAACCATACCCAGCATACTACGGTATCTTTTTCGTCGTGATCATCACTTTTTTCAACGGTTATAATGCCTTCATTCCAACATTCAGTTACAAACAGTTTTTGGTTTCTTACATCGGTGTCTTTGTTTATCTTGCAATGATCTTCGGTTACAAATTATTCTACAGGACTGAAAGGGTTACTAGAAAAACCGCACGGTTATACAACTACGTTGAAAATGTTGTGAGTATAGACTCTGCTTTGGAGAAAGCAACGGTGTAG
- a CDS encoding uncharacterized protein (PKUD0C06130; similar to Saccharomyces cerevisiae YKR007W (MEH1); ancestral locus Anc_2.517), which produces MGLCLSCLGSNQSTEEDEQASMLSDDKAKIVEEELLNELRNRQLNAILNSTNDHLIDISAMKMMSNYGSNSHHDNETDDMNSTLQHDDNDVFKVIPIPSSTIKQEIEKQMQNYSAKYGENTVRKYLKINDPNSPDANYTIDFV; this is translated from the coding sequence ATGGGTCTTTGCTTATCTTGTCTAGGGAGTAATCAATCTACAGAGGAAGATGAACAAGCATCAATGTTATCAGATGATAAGGCCAAGATAGTCGAAGAGGAATTATTAAATGAACTTCGTAACAGACAATTAAATGCAATTCTAAACAGTACAAATGACCATCTCATAGACATAAGtgcaatgaaaatgatgtcTAATTATGGAAGTAATTCGCACCATGATAATGAAACTGACGACATGAATTCAACTTTACAACATGATGACAATGATGTTTTTAAAGTGATACCAATTCCAAGTAGCACCATAAAGcaagaaatagaaaaacAGATGCAGAATTACAGTGCCAAATACGGGGAAAATACAGTCAGgaaatatttgaagataaatGATCCTAATTCTCCTGATGCAAATTACACAATCGACTTTGTGTGA
- a CDS encoding uncharacterized protein (PKUD0C06140; similar to Saccharomyces cerevisiae YOR157C (PUP1); ancestral locus Anc_5.507): MAAGLKFDNYQRNQYLINEAGYKAPKATSTGTTIVGCKFKGGVVIAADTRATAGPIVADKNCEKLHRLAPKIWCAGAGTAADTEMVTQLIASNLELHSMNTGREPRVVSAMQMLKQHLFKYQGYIGAYLIVAGVDPSGIGLFSIHAHGSTDVGFYMSLGSGSLAAMAVLEKDWKEDLTREEAMRLASDAIQAGIWNDLGSGSNVDLCVMELGKDAQLYRNYLTPNVREKKQNNYKFPRGTTAILKETIYNLVDVQEMEVDA; encoded by the coding sequence ATGGCGGCAGGATTAAAGTTTGACaattatcaaagaaaccaGTATCTAATCAACGAAGCGGGTTACAAGGCACCAAAGGCAACATCCACCGGTACTACAATTGTCGGGTGTAAATTCAAAGGCGGTGTTGTTATTGCAGCAGATACACGTGCTACTGCAGGCCCTATTGTTGCAGATAAGAATTGTGAGAAATTACATCGTTTAGCCCCAAAGATATGGTGTGCCGGTGCAGGTACAGCAGCTGACACGGAAATGGTTACCCAATTGATTGCTTCAAACTTAGAATTACATTCCATGAATACAGGTAGAGAACCAAGAGTTGTTAGTGCAATGCAAATGCTCAAACAACACTTGTTCAAATACCAAGGATATATTGGCGCTTACTTGATTGTTGCTGGTGTTGATCCGTCGGGTATTGGTTTGTTCAGTATCCATGCACATGGTTCTACAGACGTTGGATTCTACATGTCGCTTGGCAGTGGTTCATTGGCTGCAATGGCAGTTTTAGAAAAGGACTGGAAGGAAGACTTGACAAGAGAGGAAGCGATGAGATTAGCAAGTGATGCCATTCAGGCAGGTATTTGGAATGATTTGGGATCGGGTTCAAATGTTGATCTGTGCGTTATGGAACTTGGTAAAGATGCACAATTGTATAGAAACTACCTGACGCCAAACGTTagagagaagaaacaaaacaacTATAAGTTCCCTAGAGGAACGACTGCCATCCTAAAGGAAACCATCTACAACTTGGTTGACGTTCAGGAAATGGAAGTTGATGCATAG
- a CDS encoding uncharacterized protein (PKUD0C06150; similar to Saccharomyces cerevisiae YPR069C (SPE3); ancestral locus Anc_3.363) — protein MSKEFSHPMIKDGWFAEVSDTMWPGQAMSLRVDRILNAEKTKYQDLLVFKSTDYGNVLVLDGAIQATERDEFAYQEMITHLAMNSHPNPRKVLVIGGGDGGVLREVVKHDSVEEAVLCDIDEGVIANAKKYLPEMSKSFSHPKVKVHIGDGFKFLDEFKNTFDVIITDSSDPEGPAASLFQKPYFQLLHDALTEDGVITTQAESMWIHLDIIKELKSACKDVFTNVEYAYTTIPTYPTGQIGFMVCSKNSKVDLKKPLRSVSETEEEKLYKYYSKDIHSAAFVLPNFAKYALQ, from the coding sequence atgtcCAAAGAGTTCTCCCACCCTATGATCAAGGACGGTTGGTTTGCCGAAGTCTCAGATACCATGTGGCCAGGCCAAGCAATGTCGTTACGTGTTGATCGGATCCTAAATGCCGAAAAGACCAAGTATCAGGATCTACTTGTGTTCAAGTCGACAGACTATGGTAAcgttttggttttggatGGTGCCATCCAGGCAACGGAGAGAGACGAATTTGCCTACCAGGAAATGATTACCCACTTGGCCATGAACTCGCATCCTAATCCAAGGAAGGTGTTAGTCATTGGCGGTGGTGATGGAGGTGTTTTGAGAGAAGTTGTTAAGCATGACTCTGTCGAAGAGGCAGTCTTGTGCGACATTGACGAGGGAGTAATTGCTAATGCCAAGAAGTACCTACCCGAAATGTCCAAATCGTTTAGTCATCCAAAGGTTAAGGTGCATATTGGTGATGGTTTTAAATTCTTGGATGAATTTAAAAACACCTTCGATGTCATCATCACTGATTCCTCCGATCCTGAAGGACCAGCAGCTTCTCTATTTCAAAAACCATACTTCCAGTTGTTGCACGATGCGTTGACTGAAGATGGAGTTATTACCACACAGGCAGAATCAATGTGGATCCATTTAGATATTATCAAGGAATTAAAGTCCGCTTGTAAAGATGTTTTCACAAATGTCGAATATGCGTACACAACAATCCCGACATATCCAACAGGCCAAATTGGGTTTATGGTTTGTTCCAAGAACTCCAAGGTCgatttgaagaaaccaCTTAGATCTGTCTCTGAAACCGAAGAGGAAAAATTATACAAATACTACTCAAAAGACATCCACTCTGCTGCCTTTGTCTTGCCAAATTTCGCAAAATATGCATTGCAATAA